The following coding sequences are from one Streptomyces dengpaensis window:
- a CDS encoding DUF4236 domain-containing protein has translation MPVTFRKSFRILPGVRLNINRRSWSITLGGGKGPRYTRSSTGQDTVSQNLPGGFGYRSTHRRR, from the coding sequence ATGCCGGTCACGTTCCGCAAGAGCTTCCGGATCCTGCCCGGCGTCCGGTTGAACATCAACCGGCGCTCCTGGTCGATCACGTTGGGCGGAGGCAAGGGCCCCCGCTATACGCGGAGTTCGACGGGCCAGGACACCGTCTCGCAGAACTTGCCGGGCGGGTTCGGCTACCGCTCCACCCACCGCCGTCGCTGA